In Chanodichthys erythropterus isolate Z2021 chromosome 7, ASM2448905v1, whole genome shotgun sequence, a genomic segment contains:
- the ube2q1 gene encoding ubiquitin-conjugating enzyme E2 Q1 isoform X1, with translation MSVSGLKAELKFLESIFDPNHERFRILDWKPDELSCQFNVTGDQLLIIHCNITESYPLTPPIWFVDSDDPSLTQVLERLEDVRKSSTLLLQQLKRLICDLCRLYNLPQHPDVEMLDQPLPAAPLNQDRKLGTTDEVTSEEEEEEEMGEQDIDLEHYDMKEEEPVDGKKSEDDGIEKENLAILEKIRKNQRQDHLNVSAHSGAVSGSVQASDRLMKELREIYRSQSYKNGIYSVELVNDSLYEWHVKIRTVDPDSPLHSDLQVLKEKEGMDYILLNFSYKDNFPFDPPFVRVVSPVLSGGYVLGGGALCMELLTKQGWSSAYSIESVIMQINATLVKGKARVQFGANKNQYNLARAQQSYKSLVQIHEKNGWYTPPKEDG, from the exons ATGTCGGTTTCGGGACTGAAGGCCGAGCTGAAGTTTCTGGAGTCCATTTTCGACCCGAATCACGAGCGCTTCAGAATCCTCGACTGGAAGCCGGACGAGCTGAGCTGCCAGTTCAACGTGACGGGAGACCAGCTGCTCATCATCCACTGCAACATCACG GAATCGTACCCCCTGACGCCCCCGATATGGTTCGTGGACTCCGATGACCCCAGTCTGACCCAAGTGCTGGAGCGGCTGGAGGACGTCAGGAAGAGCAGCACACTG CTCTTGCAACAGCTGAAGAGGCTGATCTGTGACCTGTGCCGCCTCTATAATCTTCCCCAGCACCCTGATGTGGAGATGCTGGACCAGCCACTTCCTGCAGCGCCCCTGAACCAGGACAGGAAG CTTGGGACCACAGATGAGGTCACatcagaggaggaagaggaagaagagatgGGAGAG CAGGACATTGATCTGGAGCACTATGACATGAAAGAGGAGGAGCCGGTGGATGGGAAGAAGTCTGAGGATGATGGGATCGAGAAGGAGAACTTGGCCATCCTGGAGAAGATCCGGAAGAACCAGAGGCAGGACCACTTGAACGTAAGTGCTCATTCG GGCGCCGTGTCTGGATCGGTTCAAGCGTCGGATCGTCTCATGAAGGAGCTCAGGGAGATCTACCGGTCTCAGAGTTATAAAAACG GCATCTACTCAGTGGAGCTGGTCAACGACAGCCTGTACGAGTGGCATGTGAAAATAAGAAC CGTGGATCCAGACAGTCCTCTGCACAGTGACCTCCAAGTGCTGAAGGAGAAGGAGGGAATGGACTACATCCTCCTCAACTTCTCTTACAAA GATAATTTCCCCTTTGACCCTCCGTTTGTACGTGTGGTTTCTCCTGTGCTTTCTGGAGG GTATGTTCTCGGCGGAGGAGCTCTGTGTATGGAGCTACTCACTAAACAG GGCTGGAGCAGTGCCTATTCCATAGAGTCTGTCATCATGCAGATTAATGCCACTTTAGTCAAGGGAAAAGCAAGAGTGCAGTTTGGAGCCAATAAG AATCAGTACAATCTTGCCAGAGCGCAGCAGTCGTATAAGTCACTGGTGCAGATCCATGAGAAGAACG GCTGGTACACACCTCCAAAAGAAGACGGCTAG
- the ube2q1 gene encoding ubiquitin-conjugating enzyme E2 Q1 isoform X4 — translation MSVSGLKAELKFLESIFDPNHERFRILDWKPDELSCQFNVTGDQLLIIHCNITESYPLTPPIWFVDSDDPSLTQVLERLEDVRKSSTLLLQQLKRLICDLCRLYNLPQHPDVEMLDQPLPAAPLNQDRKLGTTDEVTSEEEEEEEMGEDIDLEHYDMKEEEPVDGKKSEDDGIEKENLAILEKIRKNQRQDHLNGAVSGSVQASDRLMKELREIYRSQSYKNGIYSVELVNDSLYEWHVKIRTVDPDSPLHSDLQVLKEKEGMDYILLNFSYKDNFPFDPPFVRVVSPVLSGGYVLGGGALCMELLTKQGWSSAYSIESVIMQINATLVKGKARVQFGANKNQYNLARAQQSYKSLVQIHEKNGWYTPPKEDG, via the exons ATGTCGGTTTCGGGACTGAAGGCCGAGCTGAAGTTTCTGGAGTCCATTTTCGACCCGAATCACGAGCGCTTCAGAATCCTCGACTGGAAGCCGGACGAGCTGAGCTGCCAGTTCAACGTGACGGGAGACCAGCTGCTCATCATCCACTGCAACATCACG GAATCGTACCCCCTGACGCCCCCGATATGGTTCGTGGACTCCGATGACCCCAGTCTGACCCAAGTGCTGGAGCGGCTGGAGGACGTCAGGAAGAGCAGCACACTG CTCTTGCAACAGCTGAAGAGGCTGATCTGTGACCTGTGCCGCCTCTATAATCTTCCCCAGCACCCTGATGTGGAGATGCTGGACCAGCCACTTCCTGCAGCGCCCCTGAACCAGGACAGGAAG CTTGGGACCACAGATGAGGTCACatcagaggaggaagaggaagaagagatgGGAGAG GACATTGATCTGGAGCACTATGACATGAAAGAGGAGGAGCCGGTGGATGGGAAGAAGTCTGAGGATGATGGGATCGAGAAGGAGAACTTGGCCATCCTGGAGAAGATCCGGAAGAACCAGAGGCAGGACCACTTGAAC GGCGCCGTGTCTGGATCGGTTCAAGCGTCGGATCGTCTCATGAAGGAGCTCAGGGAGATCTACCGGTCTCAGAGTTATAAAAACG GCATCTACTCAGTGGAGCTGGTCAACGACAGCCTGTACGAGTGGCATGTGAAAATAAGAAC CGTGGATCCAGACAGTCCTCTGCACAGTGACCTCCAAGTGCTGAAGGAGAAGGAGGGAATGGACTACATCCTCCTCAACTTCTCTTACAAA GATAATTTCCCCTTTGACCCTCCGTTTGTACGTGTGGTTTCTCCTGTGCTTTCTGGAGG GTATGTTCTCGGCGGAGGAGCTCTGTGTATGGAGCTACTCACTAAACAG GGCTGGAGCAGTGCCTATTCCATAGAGTCTGTCATCATGCAGATTAATGCCACTTTAGTCAAGGGAAAAGCAAGAGTGCAGTTTGGAGCCAATAAG AATCAGTACAATCTTGCCAGAGCGCAGCAGTCGTATAAGTCACTGGTGCAGATCCATGAGAAGAACG GCTGGTACACACCTCCAAAAGAAGACGGCTAG
- the ube2q1 gene encoding ubiquitin-conjugating enzyme E2 Q1 isoform X3 produces MSVSGLKAELKFLESIFDPNHERFRILDWKPDELSCQFNVTGDQLLIIHCNITESYPLTPPIWFVDSDDPSLTQVLERLEDVRKSSTLLLQQLKRLICDLCRLYNLPQHPDVEMLDQPLPAAPLNQDRKLGTTDEVTSEEEEEEEMGEQDIDLEHYDMKEEEPVDGKKSEDDGIEKENLAILEKIRKNQRQDHLNGAVSGSVQASDRLMKELREIYRSQSYKNGIYSVELVNDSLYEWHVKIRTVDPDSPLHSDLQVLKEKEGMDYILLNFSYKDNFPFDPPFVRVVSPVLSGGYVLGGGALCMELLTKQGWSSAYSIESVIMQINATLVKGKARVQFGANKNQYNLARAQQSYKSLVQIHEKNGWYTPPKEDG; encoded by the exons ATGTCGGTTTCGGGACTGAAGGCCGAGCTGAAGTTTCTGGAGTCCATTTTCGACCCGAATCACGAGCGCTTCAGAATCCTCGACTGGAAGCCGGACGAGCTGAGCTGCCAGTTCAACGTGACGGGAGACCAGCTGCTCATCATCCACTGCAACATCACG GAATCGTACCCCCTGACGCCCCCGATATGGTTCGTGGACTCCGATGACCCCAGTCTGACCCAAGTGCTGGAGCGGCTGGAGGACGTCAGGAAGAGCAGCACACTG CTCTTGCAACAGCTGAAGAGGCTGATCTGTGACCTGTGCCGCCTCTATAATCTTCCCCAGCACCCTGATGTGGAGATGCTGGACCAGCCACTTCCTGCAGCGCCCCTGAACCAGGACAGGAAG CTTGGGACCACAGATGAGGTCACatcagaggaggaagaggaagaagagatgGGAGAG CAGGACATTGATCTGGAGCACTATGACATGAAAGAGGAGGAGCCGGTGGATGGGAAGAAGTCTGAGGATGATGGGATCGAGAAGGAGAACTTGGCCATCCTGGAGAAGATCCGGAAGAACCAGAGGCAGGACCACTTGAAC GGCGCCGTGTCTGGATCGGTTCAAGCGTCGGATCGTCTCATGAAGGAGCTCAGGGAGATCTACCGGTCTCAGAGTTATAAAAACG GCATCTACTCAGTGGAGCTGGTCAACGACAGCCTGTACGAGTGGCATGTGAAAATAAGAAC CGTGGATCCAGACAGTCCTCTGCACAGTGACCTCCAAGTGCTGAAGGAGAAGGAGGGAATGGACTACATCCTCCTCAACTTCTCTTACAAA GATAATTTCCCCTTTGACCCTCCGTTTGTACGTGTGGTTTCTCCTGTGCTTTCTGGAGG GTATGTTCTCGGCGGAGGAGCTCTGTGTATGGAGCTACTCACTAAACAG GGCTGGAGCAGTGCCTATTCCATAGAGTCTGTCATCATGCAGATTAATGCCACTTTAGTCAAGGGAAAAGCAAGAGTGCAGTTTGGAGCCAATAAG AATCAGTACAATCTTGCCAGAGCGCAGCAGTCGTATAAGTCACTGGTGCAGATCCATGAGAAGAACG GCTGGTACACACCTCCAAAAGAAGACGGCTAG
- the ube2q1 gene encoding ubiquitin-conjugating enzyme E2 Q1 isoform X2 — MSVSGLKAELKFLESIFDPNHERFRILDWKPDELSCQFNVTGDQLLIIHCNITESYPLTPPIWFVDSDDPSLTQVLERLEDVRKSSTLLLQQLKRLICDLCRLYNLPQHPDVEMLDQPLPAAPLNQDRKLGTTDEVTSEEEEEEEMGEDIDLEHYDMKEEEPVDGKKSEDDGIEKENLAILEKIRKNQRQDHLNVSAHSGAVSGSVQASDRLMKELREIYRSQSYKNGIYSVELVNDSLYEWHVKIRTVDPDSPLHSDLQVLKEKEGMDYILLNFSYKDNFPFDPPFVRVVSPVLSGGYVLGGGALCMELLTKQGWSSAYSIESVIMQINATLVKGKARVQFGANKNQYNLARAQQSYKSLVQIHEKNGWYTPPKEDG; from the exons ATGTCGGTTTCGGGACTGAAGGCCGAGCTGAAGTTTCTGGAGTCCATTTTCGACCCGAATCACGAGCGCTTCAGAATCCTCGACTGGAAGCCGGACGAGCTGAGCTGCCAGTTCAACGTGACGGGAGACCAGCTGCTCATCATCCACTGCAACATCACG GAATCGTACCCCCTGACGCCCCCGATATGGTTCGTGGACTCCGATGACCCCAGTCTGACCCAAGTGCTGGAGCGGCTGGAGGACGTCAGGAAGAGCAGCACACTG CTCTTGCAACAGCTGAAGAGGCTGATCTGTGACCTGTGCCGCCTCTATAATCTTCCCCAGCACCCTGATGTGGAGATGCTGGACCAGCCACTTCCTGCAGCGCCCCTGAACCAGGACAGGAAG CTTGGGACCACAGATGAGGTCACatcagaggaggaagaggaagaagagatgGGAGAG GACATTGATCTGGAGCACTATGACATGAAAGAGGAGGAGCCGGTGGATGGGAAGAAGTCTGAGGATGATGGGATCGAGAAGGAGAACTTGGCCATCCTGGAGAAGATCCGGAAGAACCAGAGGCAGGACCACTTGAACGTAAGTGCTCATTCG GGCGCCGTGTCTGGATCGGTTCAAGCGTCGGATCGTCTCATGAAGGAGCTCAGGGAGATCTACCGGTCTCAGAGTTATAAAAACG GCATCTACTCAGTGGAGCTGGTCAACGACAGCCTGTACGAGTGGCATGTGAAAATAAGAAC CGTGGATCCAGACAGTCCTCTGCACAGTGACCTCCAAGTGCTGAAGGAGAAGGAGGGAATGGACTACATCCTCCTCAACTTCTCTTACAAA GATAATTTCCCCTTTGACCCTCCGTTTGTACGTGTGGTTTCTCCTGTGCTTTCTGGAGG GTATGTTCTCGGCGGAGGAGCTCTGTGTATGGAGCTACTCACTAAACAG GGCTGGAGCAGTGCCTATTCCATAGAGTCTGTCATCATGCAGATTAATGCCACTTTAGTCAAGGGAAAAGCAAGAGTGCAGTTTGGAGCCAATAAG AATCAGTACAATCTTGCCAGAGCGCAGCAGTCGTATAAGTCACTGGTGCAGATCCATGAGAAGAACG GCTGGTACACACCTCCAAAAGAAGACGGCTAG